The genomic stretch CGGCTGTCGCACGTGCTGGTGTCGCCGCCGTTCGAGTCACACCCGCTGTTCTACTACCCCAGCCCCGGCGAGCGGGTGATCCACACGCTCGGCCCCAGCCCGCAGCCGCTGGACTGCCACCAGGCCGAGGTGACCCTGGCCGAGATCCCCTTCGTGCGCCTGCGCGACGGACTGCCGGACCGTTTGCTGGCCGGGGCCGCGCGCTTTTCCGACACGGTAGCGGCGCTCAATCGGAGCCTGGGCGCGCCGCGCCTGGTCATCGACGTGAACGAAGCGCGCCTTCTCGCCGGCGGCTGCGAGGTGCCGATGCCGCCGGCCGACCTCGCCTTTCTGCTGTGGTTCGCGCGCCGGGCCCGTGCTGGACTCGATGGCTTGCGGCGGCCGTTCGAGACAGGCCCCAATCTCGATTACGCGCGCGAGTACCTCGCCGAGTACGACCGCCTGCGTGGCTTGAATACCGCGGTCGAGGAACGCTACCGGTACGGTCTGTCCGTTCGCGATTTCGACGAGCGCCGCTCGCGCGTCAACGCGGCATTGCGCAACGCCCTGGGCGCACGCGCTGCGGCGCCCTACCTCATAGAGGGCGAGGGCCGGCCGAAGGTCTACCGCCTCGGGCTTGCCCCGCAGGCCATCGAGATCCGGGAGGACTGAGTCATGACCGCGCCGCAAGCTGCGATACCCGATCCGTCCGACATGCAGCCTCCCGATGTCCACGTCTGCCTGGTCTCCGACCAGGCTGCCGCCAACCTGTTGCCGGCGCTCGATCCGACGCTCAAGCCGCAGGCGGTGGTGCTCTTGGTCAGCAGCAAGATGCAACGGCGCGCGGACGATCTGGACGCCGTGCTGCGCGAGACCGGCGTGCGCACCAGCCGGCGCGAGCTGCCCAACGAGCACGATCCCGCTGCCCTCGAAGCCGTCCTGCTGGAGGTGGCGAGCGATCACGAGGGCCGGTCCGTAGCCCTCAACGTCACCGGCGGCACCAAGCTCATGGCCCTGGCGGCGCAGTCGGTGGCCACCGCAGCCAACTGGGCGGTGTTCTACGTGGACGCCGACACCGACGAGGTCATCTGGCTGGCGCCCAAAGCCGGCCGGCAGCGGCTTTCGCAGCAATTGCGCCTGCGCCACTACCTGCGCGGCTATGGCTTCACGCTGCCCGAGGGCACGCCTCGACCTCCCAATGAGCGCGGTTACGATGAGCTGCTGCGCACCCTAGTGACGCAGGCCGGCAACCAGGCGCTGCCGCTCGCGCAACTGAACTGGATCGCCCAGCAAGCCGAGGACAAACGCCGGCTGCAGGTGCAGCTGACCGAAGAGCAGGCCGACAGCCGGGCGCTGGAGGCGCTGCTGCGCGATTTCGAAAAAGCTGGCGCGCTGCGCGTGGAGGCGCGCACGCTCACCTTCGCCAGCGAGGTGGCGCGCGACTTCGTCAAGGGCGGCTGGCTGGAGCGCCACGTGTTCCAGACGCTGGCCGGGCTCAAGGCCGAGCTCGGGGTGCGCGATGACGC from Immundisolibacter sp. encodes the following:
- a CDS encoding DUF1887 family CARF protein, with amino-acid sequence MTAPQAAIPDPSDMQPPDVHVCLVSDQAAANLLPALDPTLKPQAVVLLVSSKMQRRADDLDAVLRETGVRTSRRELPNEHDPAALEAVLLEVASDHEGRSVALNVTGGTKLMALAAQSVATAANWAVFYVDADTDEVIWLAPKAGRQRLSQQLRLRHYLRGYGFTLPEGTPRPPNERGYDELLRTLVTQAGNQALPLAQLNWIAQQAEDKRRLQVQLTEEQADSRALEALLRDFEKAGALRVEARTLTFASEVARDFVKGGWLERHVFQTLAGLKAELGVRDDALNLQVEDADAVRNELDIAFLARNRLFVIECKTGRMDSPQAPKANDALFKLAENCRRIGGLGTRGMLVSYRPLGDAERRLAKALNIAVVAATELAQLRDAIGKWVRR
- the csm6 gene encoding CRISPR-associated ring nuclease Csm6 — protein: MDTYAPAPDACIAPALPADFPRRVLLAVTGLSPQIVTETLYALAIRADPPWLPTQIRLLTTARGAEHARLNLLSQEPGWFHRLRADYGLPDIRFDAECIEVIRDGAGQPLEDIRSQADNDATADALTEAVRALTADPDCALHVSIAGGRKTMGYYLGYALSLFGRPQDRLSHVLVSPPFESHPLFYYPSPGERVIHTLGPSPQPLDCHQAEVTLAEIPFVRLRDGLPDRLLAGAARFSDTVAALNRSLGAPRLVIDVNEARLLAGGCEVPMPPADLAFLLWFARRARAGLDGLRRPFETGPNLDYAREYLAEYDRLRGLNTAVEERYRYGLSVRDFDERRSRVNAALRNALGARAAAPYLIEGEGRPKVYRLGLAPQAIEIRED